Proteins encoded by one window of Chondromyces crocatus:
- a CDS encoding IS701 family transposase — MVTHPSKASNDTRGCPDATLLHAPAALTTVWDSAWSHLLERVGVHFSRSDVRTHAGAYLKGLLSPVERKNGWQLAEVVGDQTPYALQHLLGRARWDADAVRDDLRGYVVEHFGDPSGVLVIDETGFLKKGTHSAGVQRQYSGTAGRIENCQVGVFLAYATPHGHTFIDRALYLPASWLDDRGRCERAGIHADATFATKPQLALQMLERALDAGVTASWVVGDEVYGQDSKVRQWLEERRQPYVLAVSSQHRIWRDFRRLKLSELVDQLPAREWHRLSAGNGSKGPRWYDWAYACCEGPEPKSWQRGILFRRSVTDPSDVAYYVVGAIAPIPLKALACAAGSRWTIEESFESAKGEVGLDHYEVRSWTGWYRHVTLALWAHAFLTVQRAAADAEAPRRKKVRFTGSRRSADPVDGPRGPTSALVAPLERAS; from the coding sequence ATGGTCACCCATCCCTCGAAGGCATCGAATGACACGCGGGGTTGCCCGGACGCCACCCTACTGCACGCACCGGCGGCCTTGACCACGGTCTGGGACAGCGCTTGGTCACACCTGCTCGAGCGCGTGGGCGTGCATTTCTCGCGTTCTGATGTGCGGACTCACGCTGGTGCTTACCTCAAAGGCTTGCTCAGCCCGGTGGAAAGAAAGAATGGCTGGCAGCTTGCGGAGGTCGTCGGCGACCAGACGCCCTATGCATTGCAGCACCTGCTGGGTCGAGCGCGTTGGGATGCTGATGCGGTCCGAGACGATCTACGTGGCTACGTCGTCGAGCATTTCGGCGATCCAAGCGGTGTGCTCGTGATCGACGAGACGGGATTCCTCAAGAAGGGCACGCACTCGGCGGGCGTACAACGCCAGTACAGCGGGACGGCGGGGCGTATCGAAAACTGCCAGGTTGGTGTCTTCCTCGCTTACGCCACACCGCACGGTCATACCTTCATCGATCGCGCTCTGTATCTACCTGCGTCGTGGCTCGATGACCGCGGTCGATGCGAGCGCGCCGGGATCCATGCGGATGCGACCTTCGCGACCAAACCGCAACTGGCCTTGCAGATGCTCGAACGAGCGCTGGATGCTGGGGTAACCGCTTCCTGGGTCGTCGGAGACGAGGTCTACGGTCAAGACAGCAAGGTACGACAGTGGCTAGAAGAGCGCCGGCAACCGTACGTGCTTGCAGTGTCCAGTCAGCATCGCATCTGGAGGGACTTTCGACGGCTCAAGCTCAGCGAGCTGGTGGACCAACTTCCTGCCAGGGAATGGCACCGTCTCAGCGCTGGCAATGGTTCCAAGGGACCACGATGGTACGACTGGGCGTACGCTTGTTGTGAAGGCCCGGAGCCCAAGTCTTGGCAACGCGGCATCCTGTTCCGTCGCAGCGTCACGGATCCGTCGGATGTTGCTTACTACGTGGTAGGAGCAATCGCCCCAATCCCACTCAAAGCGCTCGCCTGTGCGGCCGGCAGCCGTTGGACCATCGAGGAGAGCTTTGAAAGCGCCAAAGGCGAGGTCGGTCTCGATCACTACGAAGTGCGCAGTTGGACCGGATGGTATCGCCACGTCACCTTGGCGCTTTGGGCCCATGCCTTCCTGACGGTCCAGCGAGCCGCTGCAGACGCCGAAGCGCCGAGAAGAAAAAAAGTCCGCTTCACCGGCTCACGACGCTCCGCTGATCCCGTTGACGGTCCCCGAGGTCCGACGTCTGCTCTGGTGGCTCCATTGGAACGCGCCTCCTGA
- the glp gene encoding gephyrin-like molybdotransferase Glp — translation MISFDEALDRLLTSATPLGAERVPLDEAAGRILAEDLLAHEALPPFDHTAMDGYALALDTLVGDAPWSLPVRGESAAGGPLPTLEPGAACRIFTGARLPEGADTIVPQEDVERTGDTITLQTPPQRGTWIRRRGADLALGAIALARGARLTPGKVALAAALDRPVLLVTRRPLVTILCSGDELRAPGIPGEPGSIPESNGYFVAAAARAAGAIARIAPFVADDPDHARDAVRHALRGADLVVTIGGVSVGDRDVMRPALEAAGVTLDFWRVAIKPGKPLCVGRATQGDATTHVLGLPGNPASASLTFTLFGLPLLRALQGDLSPHAPRLSVRIRGSVRRQPGRTEFLRARLDVTSGELVAHLFPNQASGAVTSFAEADALILVPADKDHVADGERLWALRLSEA, via the coding sequence ATGATCTCCTTCGACGAGGCCCTCGACCGACTCCTCACCTCCGCCACCCCCCTCGGCGCCGAGCGCGTCCCCCTCGACGAAGCCGCTGGCCGCATCCTCGCCGAAGACCTCCTCGCGCACGAAGCCCTCCCCCCCTTCGATCACACCGCGATGGACGGCTACGCCCTCGCCCTCGACACCCTCGTCGGCGACGCCCCCTGGTCCCTCCCCGTGCGCGGCGAGAGCGCTGCCGGCGGCCCCTTGCCCACCCTCGAACCCGGCGCTGCGTGCCGCATCTTCACCGGCGCCCGCCTCCCCGAAGGCGCCGACACCATCGTCCCGCAAGAAGACGTCGAGCGCACCGGCGACACCATCACCCTCCAGACGCCCCCTCAGCGCGGCACCTGGATCCGCCGCCGCGGCGCCGACCTCGCCTTGGGCGCCATCGCCCTCGCCCGCGGCGCCCGCCTCACCCCGGGCAAGGTCGCCCTCGCCGCCGCCCTCGATCGCCCCGTCCTCCTCGTCACCCGCCGCCCCCTCGTCACCATCCTCTGCTCCGGTGACGAACTCCGCGCCCCGGGCATCCCGGGCGAACCCGGCTCCATCCCCGAGTCCAACGGCTACTTCGTCGCCGCCGCCGCCCGCGCAGCAGGCGCCATCGCCCGCATCGCCCCCTTCGTCGCCGACGACCCCGACCACGCCCGCGACGCCGTACGCCACGCCCTCCGCGGCGCCGATCTCGTCGTCACCATCGGCGGCGTCAGCGTCGGCGACCGCGACGTCATGCGCCCTGCCCTCGAAGCCGCTGGCGTCACCCTCGACTTCTGGCGCGTCGCCATCAAGCCCGGCAAACCCCTCTGCGTCGGCCGCGCCACCCAGGGCGACGCCACCACCCACGTCCTCGGCCTCCCTGGCAACCCCGCCTCCGCCTCGCTGACGTTCACCCTCTTCGGCCTCCCCTTGCTCCGCGCCCTCCAGGGCGACCTCTCCCCGCACGCCCCGCGCCTCTCCGTCCGCATCCGCGGCTCCGTGCGCCGCCAGCCCGGCCGCACCGAGTTCCTCCGCGCCCGCCTCGACGTCACCTCGGGCGAGCTCGTCGCCCACCTCTTCCCCAACCAGGCCTCGGGTGCCGTCACCAGCTTCGCCGAAGCCGACGCCCTCATCCTCGTCCCCGCCGACAAGGATCATGTGGCCGACGGCGAGCGCCTCTGGGCCCTGCGCCTCAGCGAAGCCTGA
- a CDS encoding MogA/MoaB family molybdenum cofactor biosynthesis protein, whose product MSAPSRPPVRVATFTLSDTRTLDDDEGGRLLGALLRDAGFDLVAHAILREEPTLLTEALSRLCDDDTADAIVLTGGTGIAPRDRTIEALTPLLDKTLDGFGEAFRRLSWDQVGPNAILSRALAGVMRGRVVVALPGSPKALDLAVNQLLAPILAHAVALASGRGGHHHR is encoded by the coding sequence ATGAGCGCCCCTTCCAGGCCCCCCGTCCGCGTCGCCACCTTCACCCTCAGCGACACCCGCACCCTCGACGACGACGAAGGCGGACGCCTGCTCGGCGCACTCCTCCGCGACGCCGGCTTCGACCTCGTCGCCCACGCCATCCTCCGCGAAGAGCCCACCCTCCTCACCGAGGCCCTGAGCCGCCTCTGCGACGACGACACCGCCGACGCCATCGTCCTCACCGGCGGCACCGGCATCGCCCCGCGCGACCGCACCATCGAGGCCCTCACCCCCCTCCTCGACAAGACCCTCGACGGCTTCGGCGAAGCCTTCCGCCGCTTGAGCTGGGACCAGGTCGGCCCCAACGCCATCCTCTCCCGCGCCCTCGCCGGCGTCATGCGCGGCCGCGTCGTCGTCGCCCTCCCTGGCAGCCCCAAGGCCCTCGACCTCGCCGTCAACCAGCTCCTCGCCCCCATCCTCGCCCACGCCGTCGCCCTCGCCTCGGGTCGTGGAGGCCACCACCACCGATGA
- a CDS encoding patatin-like phospholipase family protein gives MMRALSLPGCACRGAFQFAVMARLAEAGERFDLVAGASSGSICGAITVAGLSADGPTMWRSMAKTPVTSLGYLKGERSVFGMSVILRQALERYLPEERLHQTDTELLVATTRAVPFAVGSFSSFLRRKTRAAEVTPPGAPPGLVIHSSRERRDMHDVIVASCYIPIVYARPTWLDGELHVDGGAADNTLIDTLVNRGAEEITVVTPYPEGVVARTIFAPERPPEVPPHVRLRLIYPERPLRQKRFDFSPGPLEEALTMPHRITIIEATVRREPPPANDDMTSDTALRPTAS, from the coding sequence ATGATGCGCGCGCTCTCGCTGCCCGGATGCGCCTGCCGGGGTGCTTTCCAGTTCGCGGTGATGGCCAGGCTCGCCGAAGCAGGCGAGCGCTTCGACCTCGTCGCGGGCGCTTCTTCTGGATCCATCTGCGGTGCCATCACCGTCGCTGGCCTCTCTGCCGACGGCCCCACCATGTGGCGCTCCATGGCCAAGACCCCCGTCACCTCCCTCGGCTACCTCAAGGGCGAGCGGAGCGTCTTCGGCATGAGCGTCATCCTGCGCCAGGCCCTCGAGCGCTACCTCCCCGAGGAACGCCTGCACCAGACCGACACCGAACTCCTCGTCGCCACCACACGCGCCGTCCCCTTCGCCGTCGGCTCCTTCTCCTCCTTCCTCCGCCGCAAGACCCGCGCGGCCGAGGTGACGCCACCCGGAGCGCCCCCTGGCCTCGTCATCCACTCCAGCCGCGAGCGCCGTGACATGCACGACGTCATCGTCGCGAGCTGTTACATCCCCATCGTCTACGCGCGCCCCACCTGGCTCGACGGCGAGCTGCACGTCGACGGCGGCGCTGCCGACAACACCCTCATCGACACCCTCGTCAACCGCGGCGCCGAAGAGATCACCGTCGTCACCCCGTACCCCGAGGGCGTCGTCGCGCGCACCATCTTCGCCCCCGAGCGCCCGCCCGAGGTCCCGCCCCACGTGCGCCTCCGCCTCATCTACCCCGAGCGCCCCCTTCGCCAGAAGCGCTTCGACTTCTCGCCTGGCCCGCTCGAAGAGGCCCTCACCATGCCTCACCGCATCACGATCATCGAGGCCACCGTCCGCCGCGAACCCCCGCCCGCGAACGACGACATGACCTCCGACACCGCCCTGCGACCCACGGCCTCCTGA
- a CDS encoding prolipoprotein diacylglyceryl transferase: MAEPLIPFINAPEIPLSFLEHVPLLGNYINPANPPSIKPFGTLVALGVYIGSVIAMRHARERRLDERKMNEFILWILIGGFVCAHVLDAIFYHPERVLRDPLYLLRLWDGLSSFGGFIGALGGAVAWRISRAHPILPFCEVVNSAFPLAWVFGRAGCASVHDHPGRLSDAWFAVRWPHGAGYVGRFDLGLIEMVLTIPMAIAFLWLWHRKPFRPLGFYTGIMCVAYAPVRFGLDFMRENESTLVGGDPRYGGLTPAQWACFGLLGLGLYFLRMAMKGDGASGGGGAVVPADDESPDSERESDPEPREGGVVDAPVVRG, from the coding sequence GTGGCAGAGCCCCTGATCCCGTTCATCAACGCGCCGGAGATCCCGCTTTCGTTCCTGGAGCACGTGCCGCTCCTGGGGAACTACATCAACCCGGCGAACCCGCCCTCGATCAAGCCGTTCGGCACGCTCGTGGCGCTCGGGGTGTACATCGGGTCGGTGATCGCGATGCGGCACGCGCGGGAGCGCAGGCTGGACGAGCGCAAGATGAACGAGTTCATCCTGTGGATCTTGATCGGCGGCTTCGTGTGCGCGCACGTGCTCGACGCGATCTTCTACCACCCGGAGCGGGTGCTGCGGGATCCGCTCTACTTGCTGCGGCTCTGGGACGGGCTGTCGAGCTTCGGTGGGTTCATCGGTGCGCTGGGTGGTGCCGTCGCGTGGAGGATCTCGCGTGCACACCCGATCCTGCCGTTCTGCGAGGTGGTGAACAGCGCGTTCCCGCTGGCGTGGGTGTTCGGTCGCGCGGGGTGCGCGTCGGTGCACGATCATCCGGGGCGGCTGTCCGATGCGTGGTTCGCGGTGCGGTGGCCGCACGGGGCGGGCTACGTGGGGCGGTTCGATCTGGGGCTCATCGAGATGGTGCTGACCATCCCGATGGCGATCGCGTTCCTGTGGTTGTGGCATCGCAAGCCGTTCCGGCCGCTGGGCTTCTACACGGGGATCATGTGCGTGGCGTACGCGCCGGTGCGGTTCGGGCTCGACTTCATGCGCGAGAACGAGTCGACGCTGGTGGGCGGCGATCCGCGGTACGGTGGGCTGACGCCGGCGCAGTGGGCGTGCTTCGGGCTGCTGGGGCTCGGGCTGTACTTCCTGCGGATGGCGATGAAGGGGGACGGGGCGAGCGGTGGCGGTGGCGCGGTGGTGCCCGCGGACGACGAGTCACCCGACAGCGAGCGCGAGAGCGATCCAGAGCCGCGCGAGGGCGGCGTGGTGGATGCGCCGGTGGTGCGGGGGTAG
- a CDS encoding acyl-ACP desaturase: MTTSGKVDLTDIPWAEIPRYPLTPEALRTLRYFLITEGSTFFYTKALMKTNTSKREPEFIPFLTAWLYEEEFHGRAFRRFLEAYGEDIGEDYRNKFFRKRALNEYIDELGQKVISHVFVDSFPALHMVWGTIQELTTYSAYQALIERVNHPVLTTICQRIMKQELRHYAFYRHSARRFLASRTSQVVTSKALKIAWTPVGDGMCPTAEACHVLTFLFDGAQGSAIPRIESKIRELPGLEWFDLFSRYVKDHGLGYAPETWMPQRVPHRADATQLAV; encoded by the coding sequence ATGACGACATCGGGGAAGGTCGATCTCACCGACATCCCGTGGGCAGAGATCCCCCGCTACCCACTCACACCCGAGGCCCTGCGCACGCTCCGCTATTTCCTCATCACCGAGGGATCGACCTTCTTTTACACGAAGGCGCTGATGAAGACGAACACCTCGAAGCGCGAGCCCGAGTTCATCCCGTTCCTCACCGCCTGGCTCTACGAAGAGGAGTTCCACGGCCGCGCGTTCCGTCGCTTCCTCGAGGCCTACGGCGAGGACATCGGCGAGGACTACCGGAACAAGTTCTTCCGCAAGCGCGCGCTCAACGAGTACATCGACGAGCTCGGTCAGAAGGTCATCTCTCACGTCTTCGTCGACAGCTTCCCTGCGCTGCACATGGTCTGGGGCACCATCCAGGAGCTGACGACGTACAGCGCCTACCAGGCCTTGATCGAGCGGGTGAACCACCCCGTGCTCACCACGATCTGCCAGCGGATCATGAAGCAGGAACTCCGCCATTACGCCTTCTATCGACACAGCGCCCGGCGCTTCCTCGCCTCCCGCACCTCCCAGGTCGTGACGAGCAAGGCGTTGAAGATCGCCTGGACACCGGTGGGCGACGGCATGTGCCCCACGGCCGAAGCGTGTCACGTCCTGACGTTCCTCTTCGACGGCGCGCAAGGCTCGGCGATCCCGCGCATCGAGTCCAAGATCCGCGAGCTGCCCGGCCTCGAGTGGTTCGACCTCTTCAGCCGCTACGTGAAGGACCACGGCCTGGGCTACGCCCCCGAGACCTGGATGCCCCAGCGCGTCCCCCACCGCGCCGACGCCACCCAGCTCGCGGTCTAG
- a CDS encoding RNA recognition motif domain-containing protein — protein MAEDSRKLFVAGLPDSITEDVLRQLFEATGGNVVEVSLPKDRATGRPRGFGFVTLATTDEANAARQELDGSFQGGKSISVRPFQAEPPKREGRPMGPGGGGPPGAGPGGPRDSMGPAGAPDRTLYVGNLPYDASPEEVESLITATGSGPVVRVHLPMDPDGRKRGFGFVTMASAEAAKGAIDGLRGADVRGRRLVVNLAHPKGERPPREERPGGFGGGGMGGGGGGFSPGGGGGGGFGGPPPPQQSSPPRKGFEEKRRRNFDDGPPGAGGAGGGSRRGGGGRANQWDRRGTTDDDWDD, from the coding sequence ATGGCTGAAGATTCGCGGAAGTTGTTCGTTGCGGGCTTGCCCGATTCCATCACCGAGGATGTGCTCCGACAGCTCTTCGAGGCGACAGGCGGAAACGTCGTCGAGGTGAGCCTCCCGAAGGATCGGGCGACCGGGCGTCCGCGAGGCTTCGGCTTCGTGACGCTCGCGACGACCGATGAAGCCAATGCGGCGCGGCAAGAACTCGACGGGTCGTTCCAGGGCGGCAAGTCGATCTCGGTGCGTCCGTTCCAGGCCGAGCCCCCGAAGCGCGAAGGGCGCCCGATGGGGCCTGGCGGCGGTGGGCCTCCGGGCGCTGGCCCGGGAGGGCCTCGTGACTCGATGGGGCCGGCGGGGGCACCCGATCGTACGCTCTACGTCGGCAACCTCCCGTACGATGCGTCGCCAGAAGAGGTCGAGTCTCTGATCACGGCGACGGGATCCGGGCCGGTGGTCCGGGTGCATCTGCCGATGGATCCGGATGGTCGCAAGCGAGGCTTCGGCTTCGTGACGATGGCCAGCGCAGAAGCGGCGAAGGGCGCGATCGATGGATTGCGCGGCGCCGACGTGCGCGGTCGTCGTCTGGTGGTGAACCTGGCGCATCCGAAGGGGGAGCGTCCCCCGCGTGAAGAGCGGCCCGGTGGCTTCGGCGGCGGCGGGATGGGCGGCGGCGGCGGTGGCTTCTCGCCTGGTGGCGGTGGCGGTGGCGGGTTCGGTGGGCCTCCCCCTCCGCAGCAGAGCAGCCCCCCGCGCAAGGGCTTCGAGGAGAAGCGTCGGCGTAACTTCGATGACGGTCCGCCTGGCGCCGGTGGAGCCGGTGGCGGCAGTCGTCGTGGTGGCGGCGGTCGTGCCAACCAGTGGGATCGTCGAGGTACGACGGACGACGACTGGGACGACTGA
- the rpmG gene encoding 50S ribosomal protein L33, whose translation MRDIIKLTCGNCGRANYHTTKNKRTMTEKFVIKKFCPAERKHTEHKEGKISKG comes from the coding sequence ATGCGCGACATCATCAAGCTCACCTGCGGTAACTGCGGCCGCGCGAACTACCACACCACCAAGAACAAGCGGACGATGACGGAGAAGTTCGTCATCAAGAAGTTCTGCCCGGCCGAGCGCAAGCACACCGAGCACAAAGAGGGCAAGATCTCGAAGGGCTGA
- a CDS encoding rod shape-determining protein, whose translation MIFDWLYGLFSNDLAIDLGTATTLIYVKGKGIVSCEPSVVAVQRDTRGGKKVLAVGREAKEMLGRTPGNIQAVRPLRDGVIADFEITEAMLRYFIARAHNRRTLVKPRIIICVPFGITEVEKRAVKESAEGAGAREVYLIEEPMAAAIGAGLPITEPSGNMVVDIGGGTTEVAVISLAGIVYSQSVRVGGDKMDESIVAYMKRKYNLAIGEQTAERIKITIGNAYPLEQQLTMEVKGRDLVAGIPKTVMVNSDEIRESLTEPINAIVEAVLIALERTPPELAADIVDKGIVLTGGGALLKNLDVLLREETGLPVMVCDDPISAVVLGSGKALDHLELLKEVTIS comes from the coding sequence ATGATCTTCGACTGGCTCTACGGCCTGTTCTCGAACGATCTCGCGATCGATCTGGGTACCGCCACGACCCTCATCTACGTGAAGGGCAAGGGGATCGTCTCCTGCGAGCCCTCGGTCGTCGCGGTCCAGCGAGACACGCGGGGCGGCAAGAAGGTGCTCGCCGTCGGCCGTGAGGCGAAGGAGATGCTGGGCCGGACGCCCGGCAACATCCAGGCCGTGCGCCCGTTGAGGGACGGTGTGATCGCCGACTTCGAGATCACCGAGGCGATGCTGCGCTACTTCATCGCGCGCGCGCACAACCGGCGGACGCTGGTCAAGCCGCGGATCATCATCTGCGTGCCATTCGGGATCACCGAGGTCGAGAAGCGCGCGGTGAAGGAGAGCGCCGAGGGCGCGGGCGCGCGCGAGGTGTACCTGATCGAGGAGCCGATGGCGGCCGCGATCGGGGCCGGCCTGCCGATCACGGAGCCGAGCGGCAACATGGTGGTCGACATCGGCGGCGGGACGACGGAGGTCGCGGTGATCTCGCTGGCCGGGATCGTGTACTCGCAGAGCGTTCGCGTCGGCGGCGACAAGATGGACGAGTCGATCGTCGCCTACATGAAGCGCAAGTACAACCTGGCCATCGGCGAGCAGACCGCAGAGCGCATCAAGATCACCATCGGCAACGCCTACCCGCTGGAGCAGCAGCTCACGATGGAGGTGAAGGGCCGTGATCTCGTCGCAGGCATCCCGAAGACGGTGATGGTCAACTCGGACGAGATCCGCGAGTCGCTGACGGAGCCGATCAACGCCATCGTCGAAGCGGTGCTGATCGCGCTGGAGCGGACGCCGCCGGAGCTCGCAGCCGACATCGTCGACAAGGGCATCGTGCTCACGGGAGGCGGTGCGCTGCTGAAGAACCTGGATGTGTTGCTGCGTGAAGAGACCGGTTTGCCGGTGATGGTCTGCGACGACCCCATCAGCGCCGTGGTGCTCGGGAGCGGGAAGGCGCTCGATCACCTGGAGCTGCTGAAGGAGGTCACGATCAGCTAG
- the mreC gene encoding rod shape-determining protein MreC → MNLKRYRDFLIVILALAVPFWFLRASMRDPKQNTGADRVLVRIAAPVQYAAATLARGISHIWGDYIYLVDVKEDNARLASQMARLRERVRRLEALEEENRRLRRLLDLRQSLPTDVVSAQVIGKDTNEFFRVARVTLDREARDIGPNLPVLSADGVVGTTLKSAGDSVDVRLVVDAGSGVDVVVERTGARGFIRGTGDETKYACSVEYMQRTDEVEVGDLLVTSGVGRRFPKGIPVGTVTQVVRRDFGIYQQVFAAPAVDFSRLEEVLIVTTPPPEESSAQNRR, encoded by the coding sequence TTGAATCTGAAACGCTACCGCGACTTCCTGATCGTGATCCTGGCGCTCGCGGTGCCGTTCTGGTTCCTGCGCGCGAGCATGCGCGATCCGAAGCAGAACACCGGCGCAGACCGGGTGCTCGTCCGGATCGCGGCGCCCGTGCAGTACGCGGCCGCGACGCTGGCCCGCGGGATCTCGCACATCTGGGGCGATTACATCTACCTGGTCGACGTGAAGGAGGACAACGCGCGCCTCGCGTCCCAGATGGCCCGGCTGCGTGAGCGCGTGCGGCGCCTGGAGGCGCTGGAGGAAGAGAACCGGCGGCTGCGGCGTTTGCTCGATCTGCGGCAGAGTTTGCCCACCGACGTCGTGAGTGCGCAGGTGATCGGGAAAGATACGAACGAGTTCTTCCGTGTGGCGCGTGTGACGCTGGATCGCGAGGCGCGGGACATCGGCCCGAACCTGCCCGTGCTATCGGCTGATGGCGTGGTCGGGACGACGTTGAAGAGCGCCGGGGACAGCGTGGATGTGCGGCTGGTGGTGGACGCCGGCAGCGGCGTCGACGTGGTCGTGGAGCGCACGGGGGCGCGTGGGTTCATCCGGGGGACGGGGGACGAGACGAAGTACGCCTGCAGCGTGGAGTACATGCAGCGCACCGACGAGGTCGAGGTCGGGGATCTGCTGGTCACGAGCGGCGTGGGGCGGCGGTTTCCCAAGGGGATCCCGGTGGGGACCGTGACGCAGGTGGTGCGGCGCGACTTCGGCATCTACCAGCAGGTGTTCGCAGCGCCGGCAGTGGACTTCTCGCGGCTCGAAGAGGTGTTGATCGTCACCACCCCTCCGCCGGAGGAGTCGTCGGCCCAGAACCGGAGGTGA
- the mrdA gene encoding penicillin-binding protein 2, translating into MSLLVQRSDVSEFRRRFRWIALFMLLALLGLIVRLFYLQILESDENSAIARENIVRRITLATTRGIIRDRNGEVLAASRPSYNVYVVPRRLDMETVWPRLMQYLGVGVDEQARLQTLITAIRAGDSPRKNQQILLKEDISRDAVASLKTHEAELPGIDVVPVPVRYYPFEEVGSHVLGYMAEVDAERLATLRSEGYVEGDRLGVVGIERAWESYLRGTRGWEKVLVDARGRRRPGGEGIIDDPRRVDPIPGRDLRLTLDAGIQKSIDKAMRGQLAGGVAMVDVRTGRILGLYSKPGYDSNALSGGSGKQVIRDAFRRLYSDPLKPALDKTLSGAYPPGSTFKPFTALAALEKGLIDPRQGSQCRGALTFGKRTFRCTHVHGAVAMQRAITVSCNVYFYRLAAEYGVGMDLIAEMGQRFGFGARTGIGINAEASGRMPTKAWMTLRNKGQFRLGFGLNAAIGQGATTVTVLQLALAYAALANGGTLYQPQIVRAVETSAGTVVQEFSPRVRRQIELRPENLDLVHRAMVGGVNEEGGTAYRVRVAGVDMAGKTGTAQVSHKLARGQEAEKVWYFNREHAWFAGYAPTRAPEVAVVVLVEHGGAGGKHAAPVAFEVIRAYQELERQHREVQTKGPPKPGANPSQAGSRPGGERPRKRPGGRGGPR; encoded by the coding sequence GTGAGCTTGCTGGTCCAGCGCTCCGACGTCAGCGAGTTCCGGCGGCGCTTCCGCTGGATCGCGCTGTTCATGCTGCTCGCGCTGCTCGGTCTCATCGTGAGGCTGTTCTACTTGCAGATCCTCGAGTCGGACGAGAACAGCGCGATCGCGCGCGAGAACATCGTCCGGAGGATCACGCTGGCGACGACGCGCGGGATCATCCGTGATCGCAACGGCGAGGTGCTGGCGGCGAGCCGGCCTTCGTACAACGTGTACGTGGTGCCTCGGCGTCTCGACATGGAGACGGTATGGCCGAGGTTGATGCAGTACCTGGGCGTGGGGGTCGACGAGCAGGCGCGCCTGCAGACGTTGATCACGGCGATCCGCGCCGGCGACAGCCCGCGGAAGAACCAGCAGATCCTGCTCAAGGAGGACATCTCCCGCGACGCGGTGGCGAGCCTCAAGACGCACGAGGCGGAGCTGCCGGGCATCGACGTGGTGCCCGTGCCGGTGCGCTACTACCCGTTCGAGGAGGTGGGGTCGCACGTGCTCGGCTACATGGCCGAGGTGGACGCGGAGCGGCTCGCGACGCTGCGCAGCGAGGGCTACGTGGAGGGGGATCGCCTCGGCGTGGTCGGGATCGAGCGGGCGTGGGAGAGCTACCTGCGGGGGACGCGCGGCTGGGAGAAGGTGCTGGTCGACGCGCGAGGGAGGCGGCGCCCGGGAGGCGAGGGGATCATCGATGATCCGCGGCGGGTGGATCCGATCCCGGGGCGCGATCTGCGGCTGACGCTGGATGCAGGCATCCAGAAGTCGATCGACAAGGCGATGCGCGGGCAGCTCGCCGGCGGTGTGGCGATGGTGGACGTGCGGACGGGGCGAATCCTCGGGCTGTACTCCAAGCCAGGCTACGACTCGAACGCGCTCTCGGGCGGGTCGGGCAAGCAGGTGATCCGGGATGCGTTCCGGCGCCTCTACTCGGATCCGCTGAAGCCGGCGCTCGACAAGACGCTCTCGGGTGCGTACCCGCCGGGCTCGACGTTCAAACCGTTCACGGCGCTGGCCGCGCTGGAGAAGGGGCTCATCGATCCGCGGCAGGGCAGCCAGTGCCGGGGCGCGCTGACGTTCGGCAAGCGTACGTTCCGCTGCACGCACGTGCACGGCGCGGTGGCGATGCAGCGGGCGATCACCGTGTCCTGCAACGTGTACTTCTACCGGCTCGCCGCGGAGTACGGCGTCGGGATGGATCTCATCGCCGAGATGGGGCAGCGCTTCGGGTTCGGGGCGCGCACGGGCATCGGGATCAATGCCGAGGCAAGCGGGCGCATGCCGACGAAGGCGTGGATGACGCTCCGGAACAAGGGGCAATTCCGGCTGGGCTTCGGGTTGAATGCGGCCATCGGTCAAGGCGCGACGACGGTGACGGTGCTCCAGCTGGCGCTGGCGTACGCGGCGCTGGCCAATGGCGGGACGCTGTACCAGCCGCAGATCGTGCGCGCCGTGGAGACGTCCGCCGGGACGGTGGTGCAGGAGTTCTCGCCGCGCGTGCGGCGTCAGATCGAGCTGCGCCCGGAGAACCTGGATCTCGTGCACCGCGCCATGGTCGGCGGCGTGAACGAAGAGGGCGGGACCGCGTACCGGGTCCGCGTCGCCGGCGTCGACATGGCCGGCAAGACGGGCACCGCGCAGGTGTCGCACAAGCTCGCGCGCGGGCAGGAGGCGGAGAAGGTGTGGTACTTCAACCGCGAGCACGCCTGGTTCGCCGGCTACGCGCCGACACGGGCGCCCGAGGTCGCGGTGGTGGTGCTGGTCGAGCACGGCGGCGCAGGCGGTAAGCACGCAGCGCCGGTGGCGTTCGAGGTGATCCGGGCCTACCAGGAGCTGGAGCGTCAGCACCGCGAGGTGCAAACGAAGGGGCCGCCGAAGCCAGGCGCGAACCCCTCACAGGCAGGGTCGCGTCCAGGAGGCGAGCGGCCGCGCAAGCGTCCGGGTGGGCGAGGAGGTCCGCGATGA